From the genome of Candidozyma auris chromosome 2, complete sequence, one region includes:
- the RPO26 gene encoding DNA-directed RNA polymerase core subunit RPO26, with translation MSDVEEPYNEAPENFEDFDAPDHFSDDDFAEPAGAQDGEDVAMKAEDGRTIINGGFSEADAQMRVKTARELAIPKEDRTTTPYMTKYERARVLGTRALQISLNAPVLVDIEGETDPLQIAMKELAQRKTPLVIRRYLPDGWYEDWGCDELILDQ, from the coding sequence ATGTCGGACGTTGAGGAACCATATAACGAGGCACCAGAGAACTTCGAGGACTTCGATGCTCCTGACCACTTTTCTGATGACGACTTTGCCGAGCCTGCAGGTGCACAGGACGGCGAAGATGTGGCCATGAAAGCTGAAGATGGCAGAACCATCATCAACGGAGGATTCAGTGAAGCCGATGCTCAAATGAGGGTGAAGACGGCCAGGGAACTAGCTATCCCGAAGGAAGATAGGACTACCACGCCGTACATGACCAAATACGAGAGAGCTAGAGTTTTGGGCACCAGAGCTTTGCAAATCTCGTTGAACGCCCCAGTTTTAGTCGACATTGAGGGTGAAACCGATCCTTTACAGATTGCCATGAAGGAGTTGGCTCAGAGAAAGACTCCCTTGGTGATCAGAAGATATTTGCCTGATGGCTGGTACGAAGACTGGGGATGCGACGAGTTGATTCTTGACCAGTAA
- the RPC31 gene encoding DNA-directed RNA polymerase III subunit C31: MSFRNKSSGRMLLPFGLDYSDILSQGETTERPTLELPVHGPLSQYEENVAKQSLAFMKLLYDGPFYTGTPKLKEAESEPIQRYSDRFKKRKKVSRSIDEYPYQLEFFPEELYSVMGISKQKKKLLLSSYKEDGGLKQFNVTEKEDSAESMLERLKSLAEDLDAAPAANQTEQEEPEEEDYDDEFEEDDDDDYNAEKYFDGGDDDLGDDGDDEAAF, from the coding sequence ATGTCCTTCAGAAACAAATCCTCGGGAAGGATGCTCTTGCCCTTTGGGCTAGACTACTCAGATATCTTGTCCCAAGGTGAAACCACAGAAAGGCCCACATTGGAACTCCCAGTACATGGTCCGCTTTCGCAATACGAAGAGAACGTTGCAAAACAGTCGCTAGCATTCATGAAACTCCTCTACGATGGGCCCTTTTACACTGGCACGCCAAAACTAAAAGAAGCAGAGCTGGAGCCGATCCAGCGATACTCAGACAGATTCAAGAAGCGCAAGAAGGTGTCGCGATCCATCGATGAGTACCCCTACCAGCTAGAGTTCTTCCCTGAAGAGCTATATTCTGTGATGGGCAtatcaaagcagaagaagaaattgctTTTGTCGTCATATAAAGAAGATGGTGGGCTCAAGCAGTTCAACGTGACAGAAAAGGAGGATTCGGCCGAGTCAATGCTCGAAAGGCTCAAGAGCCTTGCAGAGGACTTGGATGCTGCTCCAGCTGCAAATCAGACAGAGCAAGAGGAGccagaggaagaggattACGATGACGAATTcgaggaagatgatgatgatgactacAATGCCGAGAAGTACTTCGATGGTGGAGACGACGATCTAGGCGACGATGGAGACGACGAAGCGGCTTTTTAA
- the QCR2 gene encoding ubiquinol--cytochrome-c reductase subunit 2 produces MLSRAASRAYSTTPVKLVSRDAPGNLTTLSVKVNNAGSKAGKIGVAHLLSKFAFLNTEVKSALRFTRESELLGGSFSSYVTRDAIVLNTQFLKQDLPYYVEALGNTLHKPLFRPHELVETVIPVASAEAAAAHASTEFVALEHLHELTFRKGLGNPLYYDSASTVSLDDIKNFASEVYTSGNVSLYASGADEKDLANFVAESAFSALRSGSTSAPAVTTHTGKEARFRKSGESTAIIGVPVATKDFAKFEVLSAAVGTSVLKGAASPLSDIPGADSRLYKYEDAGLFVVSVTGQDATKVAEGIKAANKVVDGINASALSGAIKAAELSVALQESFEYPHNIQISADSAKGGVKLGAFNYVAVGNTDVLPYADEL; encoded by the coding sequence ATGTTGTCTCGTGCTGCCTCCCGTGCTTACAGCACCACCCCAGTCAAGTTGGTGTCGAGAGACGCCCCTGGCAATTTGACCACTTTGTCTGTGAAGGTGAACAATGCTGGTTCCAAAGCAGGCAAGATCGGTGTTGCCCACCTCTTGTCGAAGTTCGCTTTCCTCAACACCGAAGTCAAGTCTGCCTTGCGGTTCACCAGAGAGTCTGAGCTTTTGGGTggttctttctcttcctaCGTCACCAGAGACGCCATTGTGTTGAACACCCAGTTCTTGAAGCAGGACTTGCCTTACTACGTGGAAGCCTTGGGCAACACTTTGCACAAGCCTCTCTTCAGACCACACGAGCTTGTTGAGACCGTAATTCCAGTGGCCAGCGCTGAGGCCGCTGCAGCTCACGCCTCTACCGAGTTTGTCGCCTTGGAGCACTTGCACGAGTTGACCTTCAGAAAGGGCTTGGGTAACCCATTGTACTACGACTCTGCCTCTACCGTGTCCTTGGatgacatcaagaactttgctTCCGAGGTGTACACTTCCGGCAACGTTTCTCTCTATGCCTCTGGCGCCGACGAGAaggacttggccaactttgTTGCTGAGTCTGCTTTCTCTGCGTTGAGATCAGGCTCCACCTCTGCTCCTGCCGTCACCACTCACACCGGCAAGGAGGCTAGATTCAGAAAGAGCGGTGAGTCCACCGCCATCATCGGTGTGCCTGTGGCCACCAAGGACTTTGCCAAGTTTGAGGTTTtgtctgctgctgttggTACCTCTGTTTTGAAGGGTGCTGCTTCTCCTTTGAGCGATATCCCCGGTGCTGACTCCAGATTGTACAAGTACGAAGACGCTGGTTTGTTTGTCGTTTCTGTCACTGGTCAGGATGCCACCAAGGTTGCTGAGGGCATCAAGGCTGCCAATAAGGTTGTGGATGGCATCAATGCCTCCGCCTTGTCTGGCGCTATCAAGGCCGCTGAGTTGTCTGTGGCTTTGCAGGAGTCCTTTGAATACCCACACAACATCCAGATCTCTGCTGACAGCGCCAAAGGCGGCGTGAAGTTGGGTGCTTTCAACTATGTTGCTGTTGGTAACACTGACGTTTTGCCATACGCCGACGAGTTGTAA
- the ARP1 gene encoding actin-related protein 1 — MEDDTLYNQPVVLDNGSGNLKAGFAGEEKPKIHEPALVGRPKYQKIMAVSSADDSVSKYNNIEAYVGRSARQNRGLLKLSYPIEHGVVNDWEDMERLWHYVFTKELKTAPEEHPLLITEAPLNPRANRDHMCQIMFETFNIPCVYVSVQAVLSIYASGRTTGVVLDSGDGVSHVVPVYNGFSLPTAIKRMDVGGRDITDYLAMQIRQMSGITLSSSSELDIARQIKEQCCYVSKDPQRDEKLYSGVVYSHFMGSSAPGAYTHDGMDLFSSYKLPDGHTLHLGLEQFRAPEILFNPQLIGDESPGIDELMSIAIAKTDLDLRPTLYQNIILSGGTTLLRGFGDRLLKQLKESQTSQSSIWSTNRNVGRDTKMKIKIYAPPERKYSTWIGGSILASLSTFRKMWVTSKEYAENPDCVHTKCM; from the coding sequence ATGGAAGATGACACCCTCTACAACCAGCCGGTGGTGCTTGATAATGGATCAGGAAATTTAAAGGCTGGATTTGCAGGGGAagaaaaaccaaaaataCACGAGCCTGCTTTAGTGGGAAGGCCCAAGTACCAGAAGATCATGGCGGTATCGCTGGCTGACGATAGTGTATCAAAGTACAACAACATCGAGGCGTATGTGGGACGGCTGGCGCGCCAAAATCGTGGCCTTCTCAAGCTTCTGTATCCAATTGAGCACGGTGTGGTCAACGACTGGGAGGATATGGAGCGGTTGTGGCATTATGTGTTCACGAAAGAGCTCAAAACGGCACCAGAAGAACACCCTTTGCTCATCACGGAGGCGCCATTGAACCCTCGGGCTAATCGTGATCACATGTGTCAGATCATGTTTGAAACGTTTAATATTCCCTGTGTCTATGTGTCTGTTCAGGCTGTGTTGTCGATATACGCCTCTGGAAGAACCACTGGAGTGGTGCTTGACTCCGGTGATGGTGTCAGCCATGTGGTGCCCGTCTACAATGGGTTTTCGCTACCCACAGCTATAAAGCGTATGGATGTCGGTGGCCGGGACATCACAGACTATTTGGCGATGCAGATTCGCCAGATGCTGGGAATCACTCTTCTGTCGAGCTCGGAGCTTGATATAGCCAGACAGATCAAGGAACAATGCTGCTATGTGTCGAAGGATCCACAACGGGACGAGAAGCTATATCTGGGTGTCGTTTACTCGCATTTCATGGGGTCTTCGGCTCCGGGTGCTTACACGCATGATGGAATGGACCTTTTCTCCAGCTACAAATTGCCTGACGGGCATACACTACATTTGGGGCTTGAGCAATTCAGGGCTCCTGAAATCTTATTCAATCCTCAACTTATCGGCGACGAGTCGCCAGGAATAGACGAGCTCATGTCGATTGCAATTGCCAAAACTGATCTTGATCTACGCCCCACGTTATACCAAAATATCATCTTGTCTGGAGGCACCACCCTTCTACGAGGCTTCGGCGACCGTCTACTCAAACAGCTCAAGGAGTCGCAGACAAGCCAAAGCAGTATATGGTCAACCAACAGAAATGTTGGAAGAGAcacaaagatgaagatcaagatcTACGCTCCACCCGAACGCAAGTATAGTACATGGATTGGCGGGTCCATTCTCGCCAGTCTTTCTACTTTCCGCAAGATGTGGGTCACTCTGAAAGAATATGCTGAAAACCCCGATTGCGTTCACACAAAATGCATGTAA
- the RRP9 gene encoding Rrp9p, producing MAGDPFLSDPSKKRKRQAKPSSATKKQKAQPKDRAPDNDEEISSDSGIEPGDSSDEGEVPAEIEERELDSDEEFASETAAEKRRRLAKQYLENLKEQELEGDEYDAQELDDDILARRLKEDAAEGKGHAYKHIAEKIEKQLEDCARSNTRVGSKNLTGVAVAYPFAYTVSKDMELIKWNIGGKKPSRMKHTKGGVKYFSKKVHHCDQINCVAVSPDGKYIVTGGHDARLIIWSSENLTCLRVLDTRAAVNAIAFRRNTDQLFAACADLRIRTFSIAQQAQLEILYGHQDNITDISALARETCVSVGSRDKTAMFWKIAEESRLTFRGGDSLDKKRRRKDGEEERPSSEPFHMEGSIEVCSMVDETHFVTGSDNGNIAFWSLGKKKALFTQRLGHGLMPEIKPFQASGESSESIAKIQVPERQPYWITAIHAVPYSDFFVTGSYNGELRLWKIDKERFKKFEPMGVIGDIKGVVVGIDSIERSQNKVVTLMVASSKEHKFGRWLGKIEGARNNLTTVTFNV from the coding sequence ATGGCTGGAGACCCATTCCTATCTGATCcgtcgaagaagagaaaaaggcagGCTAAGCCCTCCAGCGCaaccaaaaagcaaaaggcACAACCAAAAGACCGAGCTCCcgacaatgatgaagagatcTCAAGCGACTCCGGTATCGAGCCTGGCGACAGCTCGGATGAAGGCGAGGTACCCGCTGAAATCGAGGAAAGAGAGCTTGATTCTGACGAGGAATTTGCTTCAGAAACTGCCGCAGAGAAACGTAGAAGACTCGCTAAACAGTACCTTgagaacttgaaggagcaAGAGCTAGAAGGAGACGAGTACGACGCTCAGGAATTGGACGATGATATCTTGGCCAGAAGACTAAAAGAAGATGCCGCCGAAGGTAAGGGCCATGCTTACAAACACATTGCagaaaaaatcgaaaaacAGCTTGAGGATTGCGCCAGAAGCAATACTCGAGTAGGGTCCAAGAATCTCACGGGGGTGGCTGTGGCTTACCCTTTTGCATACACAGTGTCCAAAGACATGGAGCTCATCAAATGGAATATTGGTGGTAAGAAGCCCCTGAGAATGAAACATACAAAAGGTGGAGTCAAGTACTTTTCTAAAAAAGTTCACCACTGCGACCAGATCAACTGTGTGGCCGTGTCTCCAGATGGCAAGTACATCGTCACCGGCGGCCACGATGCCAGACTCATAATATGGTCATCCGAGAACCTTACATGTTTGCGTGTTCTAGACACGCGAGCTGCTGTGAATGCTATTGCTTTTAGAAGAAACACCGACCAGTTGTTTGCAGCTTGTGCTGATCTCAGAATAAGAACATTCTCCATCGCCCAACAGGCCCAACTCGAAATCCTATACGGTCATCAAGACAACATCACCGATATCAGCGCATTGGCCAGAGAAACTTGTGTTTCTGTAGGCTCAAGAGACAAAACGGCAATGTTCTGGAAGATTGCTGAGGAGCTGCGCTTGACGTTCAGAGGTGGTGACTCTTTGGACAAAAAGCGTAGGCGAAAAGACGGTGAGGAGGAGCGGCCATCTAGCGAGCCATTCCATATGGAAGGGTCGATCGAGGTGTGCTCAATGGTTGACGAAACTCATTTTGTCACTGGCTCCGACAATGGTAATATAGCATTTTGGTCTTTGGGTAAGAAAAAAGCATTATTCACACAGCGACTCGGCCACGGACTCATGCCGGAAATAAAGCCGTTCCAAGCAAGTGGCGAGTCTTCAGAAAGCATTGCTAAGATTCAAGTGCCCGAAAGACAACCGTACTGGATTACAGCTATCCATGCCGTCCCCTATAGTGATTTCTTTGTCACGGGCTCCTACAATGGCGAGCTAAGGTTGTGGAAGATCGATAAAGAGAGattcaaaaaatttgagCCCATGGGGGTGATTGGTGACATCAAAGGAGTCGTGGTAGGCATCGACAGCATTGAAAGACTGCAGAACAAAGTTGTGACTCTTATGGTGGCCTCAAGTAAGGAGCATAAGTTTGGCAGATGGTTGGGTAAGATCGAGGGTGCTCGTAACAACTTAACGACGGTGACTTTTAATGTTTAG
- the FUR1 gene encoding uracil phosphoribosyltransferase: protein MSTPQNVSKNVILLPQTNQLRGLYSIIRDQSTKRGDFVFYSDRIIRLLVEEGLNQLPVEEAIIECHGGHKYKGAKFLGKICGVSIVRAGESMEMGLRDCCRSVRIGKILIQRDEETALPKLFYEKLPEDISERYVFLLDPMLATGGSAMMAVEVLLSRGVRMDRIFFLNLLAAPEGINAFHEKYPDVRIITGGIDEKLDDDKYIVPGLGDFGDRYYCI, encoded by the coding sequence ATGTCAACACCCCAAAACGTCAGCAAGAACGTGATCCTTTTGCCCCAAACCAACCAGTTAAGAGGGTTGTACTCTATCATCAGAGACCAGCTGACTAAGCGGGGCGACTTTGTGTTCTACTCGGACAGGATCATCAGActcttggtggaggagggTCTCAACCAGTTGCCCGTGGAAGAAGCCATCATTGAATGTCATGGCGGACACAAGTACAAGGGAGCCAAGTTCTTGGGCAAAATTTGTGGCGTCTCGATTGTCAGAGCTGGAGAGTCAATGGAAATGGGCTTGAGAGACTGCTGCCGTTCGGTGAGAATTGGTAAGATCTTGATTCAGAGAGACGAGGAGACAGCGTTGCCCAAGTTGTTCTATGAAAAGCTCCCTGAGGACATCAGTGAAAGATAcgtgtttcttttggacCCCATGTTGGCCACAGGTGGTAGCGCCATGATGGCCGTGGAGGTGTTATTGTCAAGAGGTGTGAGAATGGACCgcattttcttcttgaacttgttggcAGCGCCAGAAGGTATTAACGCATTTCACGAGAAGTATCCAGACGTGAGGATCATCACCGGCGGTATCGACGAGAAGTTGGACGATGACAAGTACATAGTACCGGGCTTGGGTGACTTTGGTGATAGATACTATTGCATCTAG
- a CDS encoding phosphatase PAP2 family protein, with the protein MLPLVKRVVLAVLGPAVFLYQLLNRVFWSGLNERSVIGLPVNFFINFSPVFIWLLIFKNAGIIPKDIRPTIHVALAHRVEQVMFDVWENPLSSLLSLVAITLAAWVLYAKVYLTKRESDSSLETSSSSSSSSSSSLFSDEDLEMVDYENPKAAPSDPSVPANFQDHPKIGSLPYIPKFTQHDAVENATSINRRLKRHMNERKAPSPFNCWPMVPPALLAASWLLLNLDESLAQPITETKDTIAWFSYVIGHFCVPLFTAIWLYVFHPPGALKCFGFALGAQNIAGVLTHLSFPTAPPWFIHKFGDDAEASYDTLGYAAGLTRAKFSTGTHLVNNGFHKSPIVFGAVPSLHSAMAVICFFFVCYYSRWVFAKALLLAFVFCQWWATIYLDHHWRIDLFVGLGYAIASYTVFSKWLMPRVDQEFAQARLHYDFNRGSTMGMRVFRNTKLQNFFDPMA; encoded by the coding sequence ATGCTCCCCTTAGTCAAGAGAGTGGTGCTCGCGGTGCTAGGGCCGGCGGTGTTTCTCTACCAGCTCTTGAACAGGGTGTTTTGGCTGGGGCTCAACGAACGGTCTGTGATTGGATTGCccgtcaacttcttcatcaactttctGCCGGTTTTCATATGGCTTTTGATATTCAAAAACGCTGGCATCATTCCAAAAGACATCAGGCCCACCATCCATGTTGCTTTGGCCCACAGGGTTGAGCAGGTGATGTTCGACGTGTGGGAGAACCCGCTTCTGTCGTTGCTTTCGTTGGTGGCCATCACCTTGGCTGCGTGGGTTCTCTACGCAAAAGTTTACCTAACCAAAAGGGAGTCggattcttctcttgagaCGTCGAGCTCctcgctgctgctgctgctgtcgTCGTTGTTTTCCGACGAGGATTTGGAGATGGTCGATTACGAAAATCCCAAAGCAGCCCCGTCCGACCCATCCGTTCCGGCAAATTTCCAGGACCATCCGAAAATAGGCCTGTTGCCCTACATTCCCAAGTTCACCCAGCACGACGCTGTGGAAAACGCCACAAGCATCAACAGGAGACTCAAACGTCATATGAACGAGCGCAAGGCGCCTTCTCCGTTCAATTGCTGGCCCATGGTGCCGCCAGCGCTCTTGGCGGCTTCGTGGCTCTTACTCAACTTGGACGAGTCTCTTGCCCAGCCCATCACTGAGACGAAGGATACGATCGCGTGGTTCAGCTACGTGATTGGCCATTTCTGTGTTCCTCTTTTCACTGCTATTTGGCTCTACGTGTTTCACCCACCAGGAGCACTCAAATGCTTCGGTTTCGCCTTAGGCGCCCAAAACATCGCCGGCGTTCTTACCCACCTCCTGTTCCCAACAGCTCCTCCATGGTTCATTCACAAGTTTGGCGACGACGCTGAAGCCAGCTACGATACCTTGGGTTACGCTGCAGGGCTCACCCGTGCCAAATTCTCCACGGGAACTCACTTGGTCAACAACGGGTTCCACAAAAGCCCCATTGTGTTTGGCGCCGTGCCCTCATTGCACTCGGCCATGGCGGtcatctgcttcttcttcgtgTGCTACTATTCGAGGTGGGTTTTCGCCAAAGCGCTCCTTCTAGCATTTGTATTTTGCCAGTGGTGGGCCACCATCTACTTGGACCACCATTGGCGCATAGACCTTTTTGTCGGGCTCGGTTACGCCATTGCATCCTACACGGTGTTCTCCAAGTGGTTGATGCCCCGTGTGGACCAAGAGTTTGCCCAGGCCCGTCTACATTACGATTTCAACCGAGGATCCACCATGGGCATGAGGGTGTTCCGAAACACCAAGCTACAGAACTTTTTCGACCCCATGGCTTAA
- a CDS encoding mRNA splicing protein SMX3, with amino-acid sequence MSTFQPVNPKPFLKTLLNKRVIVRLKWNKMEYKGTLLAIDNYMNLQLDDTYEIIREGKEKKEELIGEIFIRCNNVLFVREDAESKGDAKEPVKDEKMEES; translated from the exons ATGTCAACA TTTCAGCCCGTCAACCCAAAGCCGTTCCTCAAAACGCTTTTGAATAAGAGAGTCATTGTGAGGTTGAAATGGAATAAAATGGAGTACAAGGGCACCCTTTTGGCGATTGACAACTACATGAACTTGCAACTTGACGATACGTATGAGATCAtaagagaaggaaaagagaaaaaggaggAGTTGATCGGTGAAATCTTCATACGATGCAACAACGTTTTGTTTGTCAGAGAAGACGCAGAGTCCAAAGGTGACGCCAAAGAGCCTGTGAAGGATGAAAAGATGGAGGAGTCCTGA
- the INN1 gene encoding Inn1p translates to MNGPETADGTLIIMVCRAKHLPNRRKLDKQSPYVLLRIGTEAKRTTAAFRAGQTPEWTQEIRFSLSRDRRPLLKLDVLDETKNDPTPVGDIEIDCAAVFQDPAHYNDGKYILDGWHDLKFNGRSAGKIYLEMTFYPSAPILPPKVPSPAFDYESKELPAMPDEFSRSDPVQRKTVDEIFQEKADAFRSSDPGPTEKEDEDVFVSGSPKKEGKLRKLREKFHSKEPLRNLFHSSEPKSSKVVEEYSAIPPLQSFEHLESAMGIDDGGGYEPSSTPPPPPPPPHSAKTSPVRTTPSKTSPSRMSPTKAGRKPPPSQVEGEFEKLTLSNTSVPFSAETVGLDDDDDDMPTQVYHMGQAVRPLTHKQPQETPTHKMNPNEIDPKYYAPTPSEHLAKTFRLQSGNVTAKDVDTEYNTEKSGYLGEGRWSAKRFSPSVFQRVNDENEGEENKPPVPPKVPRGLTNMEYYVLEKDSYLKDINGRRI, encoded by the coding sequence ATGAATGGGCCAGAAACTGCAGATGGCACCCTTATCATCATGGTGTGCCGGGCCAAACACTTACCCAACCGCAGGAAGCTAGATAAACAGAGTCCATatgtgcttttgagaatcgGTACTGAGGCCAAAAGAACCACTGCTGCGTTCAGAGCAGGACAGACGCCTGAGTGGACACAGGAGATTCGATTTCTGTTGTCGAGAGATCGAAGACCGCTTTTGAAGCTCGATGTGCTTGATGAGACAAAAAATGATCCTACGCCTGTTGGAGATATCGAGATCGACTGTGCCGCTGTTTTCCAGGACCCAGCCCACTACAACGACGGAAAATACATTCTAGACGGGTGGCACGACTTGAAGTTTAACGGAAGAAGCGCTGGCAAGATCTACTTGGAGATGACGTTTTATCCTAGTGCTCCAATTCTCCCTCCTAAAGTGCCCTCGCCAGCTTTTGACTATGAGAGCAAAGAGCTACCGGCGATGCCTGATGAGTTCTCGAGATCAGATCCCGTACAGAGGAAAACTGTGGATGAGATATTCCAGGAGAAAGCTGACGCTTTCAGGTCGTCTGACCCGGGTCCCAcggaaaaagaagatgaagatgtgTTTGTCTCTGGCAgcccaaagaaggagggCAAGCTACGCAAGTTGAGAGAAAAGTTCCATTCGAAGGAACCACTAAGGAACCTCTTCCACTCCTCAGAACCTAAGCTGCTGAAAGTCGTGGAGGAATATTCAGCAATTCCACCATTGCAGAGCTTTGAGCACCTAGAACTGGCCATGGGCATAGACGACGGCGGCGGCTACGAGCCGCTGCTGACACCTCCTCCTCCGCCACCTCCCCCTCATTCGGCAAAGACGAGTCCTGTGAGGACGACTCCATCGAAAACAAGCCCTTCAAGGATGAGCCCAACAAAAGCTGGTCGTAAGCCACCTCCATCTCAAGTCGAGGGTGAATTCGAAAAATTGACGCTAAGTAACACCCTGGTGCCGTTCTCCGCTGAAACTGTAGGCCtcgatgacgatgacgatgacatGCCTACACAGGTGTATCATATGGGCCAAGCTGTGAGGCCACTTACCCATAAGCAGCCACAAGAAACCCCTACTCACAAGATGAACCCAAATGAAATCGACCCAAAGTATTATGCCCCCACCCCATCGGAGCATTTGGCGAAGACCTTCCGTCTACAAAGCGGCAACGTTACGGCCAAGGATGTGGACACTGAGTACAACACCGAGAAAAGCGGGTACCTAGGTGAGGGTAGATGGCTGGCAAAGCGCTTCCTGCCGTCAGTATTCCAAAGAGTGAACGATGAGAACGAAGGAGAGGAGAATAAACCGCCCGTCCCACCGAAAGTGCCACGGGGACTCACAAACATGGAGTACTATGTGCTCGAGAAGGACAGCTACTTGAAGGATATCAACGGGAGAAGAATCTAG
- a CDS encoding Sm-like protein LSM7, with the protein MSQRQRRDKDSRGHRDRNDRGDRNERGDRSDRNDRGDRGNRSTYMSRQERPKKEAIVDLNKFQDQKVVVKFIGGRQVVGVLKGFDQLMNLVLEDVTETLRDPEDDAILTEKRRDFKVVVVRGPSLLTLSPLEGTESIENPFNIEQQ; encoded by the coding sequence ATGAGCCAAAGACAGCGTCGAGACAAGGACAGCAGGGGCCACAGAGACAGAAACGATAGGGGCGATAGAAACGAGCGTGGTGATCGTAGCGACAGAAATGATAGAGGCGACAGAGGCAACCGTCTGACGTATATGAGCAGACAGGAGAGACCCAAAAAGGAGGCCATTGtcgacttgaacaagtttcaAGATCAGAAGGTTGTGGTCAAGTTCATTGGTGGAAGACAAGTTGTGGGTGTGTTGAAGGGATTTGACCAATTGATGAACTTGGTTTTGGAAGATGTCACCGAAACGCTCAGAGACCCTGAGGACGATGCCATCTTgacagaaaaaagaagagacttCAAAGTGGTCGTGGTAAGGGGCCCGCTGTTGTTGACCCTTTCGCCGCTTGAAGGAACAGAGAGCATTGAAAACCCATTCAATATCGAGCAGCAGTAA
- a CDS encoding GPI-anchor transamidase subunit GAB1 produces MSLAAVLAIGTLIRVVVPSLFPRITDALASTVETSTPIDSFRSIQEAFYLLKNDLDVYDGGVVYHPPLLVSLLNLVNDAFPENYVFIVFNILYAIVDLGIACKLIRANQWYEQHQRKRSKIEGSPFSSTFIAAFYLFNPLMILTNWSHSTAVFSYFLIIESVVQVVVDHNPFRAMIALAVGAYLSLTPGFLVVPVIALAFTVSADRDYTRLAVQCSAIFIASMATLLSLSFILSGTPDFFYQCYGNILFFDKFSPNMGLWWYIFTEMFDFFTPLYKGIFNLYHVIFVVPITVRFFERESEPQIGDSFLAVVMAHTWLSFSKSYPIIGDLGFVLSMLPIFKNTVIPHTKFMLINALTLIICLLLAPIFYYCWIVLGNGNSNFFFSMSLIWGGVYIVIFLDFIWGRLVFDYIQTNEVKDRKALRLTQI; encoded by the coding sequence ATGTCTCTAGCTGCCGTTCTTGCTATCGGCACGCTTATTCGTGTGGTTGTGCCTTCGCTATTTCCTCGTATAACTGACGCATTGGCCTCGACGGTGGAAACGTCAACACCCATAGACTCTTTCAGGTCGATCCAAGAAGCCTTctacttgttgaagaacgaCTTAGACGTGTATGATGGCGGTGTCGTGTACCATCCGCCTTTACTTGTTTCATTGTTGAATTTAGTCAACGATGCATTCCCCGAAAATTACGTCTTCATCGTGTTCAATATCTTGTATGCTATAGTTGATTTGGGTATAGCTTGCAAGCTCATACGGGCGAATCAGTGGTACGAACAGCACCAGcggaaaagaagcaagatTGAGGGTCTGCCTTTCAGCTCGACTTTTATTGCGGCGTTTTACTTGTTCAACCCGCTCATGATATTGACCAATTGGTCTCATTCGACTGCGGTCTTCTCATACTTCCTCATTATCGAGCTGGTAGTTCAGGTTGTCGTTGATCACAACCCTTTCAGGGCAATGATAGCTCTTGCGGTTGGCGCATACTTGTCATTGACACCAGGCTTCCTTGTGGTGCCAGTCATTGCCCTTGCTTTCACTGTATCTGCAGACCGTGACTACACAAGATTGGCGGTGCAATGCAGCGCCATCTTCATTGCTTCAATGGCTACATTGCTTCTGCTCTCATTCATCCTTTCTGGGACTCCTGACTTTTTCTACCAGTGTTACGGTAACATTCTATTTTTCGACAAGTTCTCCCCCAACATGGGTCTCTGGTGGTATATATTTACCGAGAtgtttgacttcttcacccCGTTATACAAGGGCATATTCAACTTGTACCAtgtcatttttgttgtgCCCATAACAGTGAGGttttttgaaagagaaagtgaaCCGCAGATTGGTgactccttcttggctgTCGTAATGGCACACACATggctttcattttcaaaatcatACCCTATTATTGGCGACCTAGGCTTTGTGTTGTCGATGTTGCCTATCTTCAAGAATACAGTCATACCACACACAAAGTTCATGCTAATCAATGCGTTGACGCTCATCATTTGCTTGCTCCTAGCACCGATCTTCTACTACTGTTGGATTGTGTTGGGCAACGGAAattccaattttttctttagCATGAGTTTGATCTGGGGTGGCGTTTACATTgtcatcttccttgactTCATCTGGGGTCGTCTAGTGTTTGACTACATCCAGACTAATGAGGTGAAGGACAGAAAGGCCCTCCGATTGACACAGATTTAA